The following are from one region of the Muntiacus reevesi chromosome 3, mMunRee1.1, whole genome shotgun sequence genome:
- the CERCAM gene encoding inactive glycosyltransferase 25 family member 3, with translation MRAPPAAPLLQLLLLLGPRLEAAGVAEPSLPTVVLAILARNAEHSLPHYLGALERLDYPRARLALWCATDHNVDNTTEMLREWLAAVGHDYAAVVWRPEGEPRSYPDEEGPKHWTKERHQFLMELKQEALTFARDWGADYILFADTDNILTNNQTLQLLIEQGLPVVAPMLDSQTYYSNFWCGITPQGYYRRTADYFPTKNRQRRGCFRVPMVHSTFLVSLRAEGTAQLAFYPPHPNYTWPFDDIIVFAYACQAAGVSVHVCNEQRYGYLNVPVQSHQGLEDERVNFIHLILEALVDGPPMWASAHVSRPPKRPSKMGFDEVFVISLARRPDRRERMLTSLWEMEISGRVVDAVDGRMLNSSVMRTLGVDLLPGYQDPYSGRTLTKGEVGCFLSHYSIWEEVVARGLTQVVVFEDDVRFESNFKGRLERLMEEVEAEKLPWDLIYLGRKQVNPEEEAVVEGLPNLVVAGYSYWTLAYVLSLAGARKLLASQPLRRMLPVDEFLPIMFDQHPNEQYKAHFWPRDLQAFSARPLLAAPTHYAGDAEWLSDTETSSPWDDDSGRLVSWTGSYKTLRGPRLDLAGSSGHSLHPHPRDEL, from the exons ATGCGCGCTCCCCCCGCCGCCCCGCTGCtccagctgctgctcctgctggggCCGCGGCTTGAGGCTGCGGGAGTCGCGGAGCCGTCGCTGCCCACCGTGGTCCTTGCCATCCTGGCCCGCAATGCCGAGCACTCACTGCCTCACTACCTGGGCGCGCTGGAGCGGCTGGACTACCCCAGGGCCAGGCTGGCCCTCTG GTGTGCCACGGACCACAATGTGGACAATACTACAGAGATGCTACGGGAGTGGCTGGCTGCTGTGGGCCATGACTATGCAGCTGTGGTCTGGAGGCCTGAGGGGGAGCCCAG GTCCTACCCAGATGAAGAGGGCCCTAAGCACTGGACCAAAGAAAGGCATCAATTCCTGATGGAGCTGAAACAGGAAGCCTTGACCtttgccagggactggggagcagaCTATATCCTG TTTGCAGACACAGACAACATTCTGACCAACAATCAGACGCTGCAGCTTCTGATCGAGCAAGGGCTGCCTGTGGTGGCCCCGATGCTGGACTCTCAGACCTACTACTCCAATTTCTGGTGTGGGATCACCCCCCAG GGCTACTACCGCCGCACGGCTGACTACTTCCCTACCAAGAACCGCCAGCGCCGGGGCTGCTTCCGCGTCCCCATGGTCCACTCCACCTTCCTGGTATCCCTGCGGGCTGAGGGGACGGCCCAGCTGGCCTTCTACCCGCCTCACCCCAACTATACCTGGCCTTTTGACGACATCATCGTCTTCGCCTACGCCTGTCAGGCTGCTG GGGTCTCGGTCCACGTGTGCAACGAGCAGCGTTATGGGTACCTGAACGTGCCTGTGCAATCCCATCAGGGGCTGGAGGACGAGAGAGTCAACTTCATCCACCTGATCCTGGAAGCGCTGG TGGATGGGCCCCCCATGTGGGCCTCGGCTCATGTGTCCCGGCCCCCAAAGAGGCCCAGCAAGATGGGGTTTGATGAG gtgTTTGTCATCAGCCTGGCCCGCCGGCCCGACCGCCGAGAGCGCATGCTGACTTCGCTGTGGGAGATGGAGATCTCTGGGCGGGTGGTGGACGCCGTGGACGGCCG GATGCTCAACAGCAGCGTCATGAGGACCCTCGGCGTGGACCTGCTCCCTGGCTACCAGGACCCCTACTCGGGCCGCACGCTGACCAAGGGCGAGGTGGGCTGCTTCCTCAGCCACTACTCCAtctgggaggag GTCGTCGCCCGGGGCCTGACCCAGGTCGTGGTATTTGAGGACGACGTGCGCTTTGAGAGCAATTTCAAGGGGCGGCTGGAGCGGCTGATGGAGGAGGTGGAGGCGGAGAAACTTCCTTGGGACCTGAT CTACCTCGGCCGGAAGCAGGTGAACCCCGAGGAGGAGGCAGTTGTGGAGGGGCTGCCGAACCTGGTGGTGGCCGGCTACTCCTACTGGACGCTGGCGTACGTCCTGAGCCTGGCGGGCGCCCGCAAGCTGCTGGCCTCCCAGCCGCTGCGCCGAATGCTGCCTGTGGATGAGTTCCTGCCCATCATGTTTGACCAGCACCCCAA tgAGCAGTACAAGGCACACTTCTGGCCGCGGGACCTGCAGGCCTTCTCAGCCCGGCCCCTGCTCGCGGCCCCCACCCACTACGCAGGGGACGCCGAGTGGCTCAGCGACACCGAGACATCCTCGCCCTGGGACGACGACAGTGGCCGCCTCGTCAGCTGGACCGGCTCCTACAAGACCCTGCGCGGCCCCCGCCTGGACCTGGCGGGCAGCAGCGGGCAcagcctccatccccacccccgggATGAGCTCTAG